The Mugil cephalus isolate CIBA_MC_2020 chromosome 19, CIBA_Mcephalus_1.1, whole genome shotgun sequence genome has a window encoding:
- the c19h2orf42 gene encoding uncharacterized protein C2orf42 homolog isoform X2 — protein sequence MMETEVSTSSSIVPSSSPAQPNPAKRDGRKSTTPAFLSNLGRATLRGIRRCPQCGVYNGTRGLSCKNKACGVSLRNAAASASARGAKRCAVEAVKVIIDSEERGGKEPEQEGDGVLLGGGGGDSGGGGGGVQVFSVCHRGRGPTATQWGFVQLVPTDTAIATGDGATLLTRINLGRCFLPSCRQRSNPGDAEVAAAKPSPDSLCAHIKQAIECQSRATPLTLKSSTLEGLQASVQAREELWRLATESPGPLVQRVSKDTLVVKCHADSQHPLGLLHLTVAAGGASDASRGDRSVFTCACQVNAKRHKGGGAEGAASGSQPPPGSPCLHFYACVSAFASDEKLASEFAGFIGYTSSALQQTSSSRLINPGEKPLQQPPLELVPSVHHKPKKLRLDDPVSGSAQAVDERAVAMSFHQWLASVTERIHHTMNYQHDGKPQPLVYHIPQDFFNALQQRLSLGSKKKRLPNFTSAFVRNDGLPLGSLSKFTWHITSLTQVKRIFDTPELPLEVTQSFVKNVDGSYSRFRCPEPPPESGLTEGHRTDRPHAIRPMDLRTFLKVGPSSADQKDVSPFVIEWIPGVLPRCQMGELRIGFEFGHQQSGHAEPHEKTSAAEKGGRNKTDCGQTKLTKGLEILQVVV from the exons ATGATGGAGACCGAAgtgtccacctcctccagcaTCGTCCCCTCCTCGTCCCCCGCTCAGCCCAACCCGGCGAAGCGAGACGGCCGGAAGTCCACGACGCCCGCCTTCCTCTCCAACCTGGGCAGGGCCACGCTGAGGGGCATTCGCAGGTGCCCCCAGTGCGGCGTCTACAACGGCACCCGGGGGCTCAGCTGCAAGAACAAGGCCTGCGGGGTGTCCCTCAGGAACGCCGCGGCCTCGGCGTCCGCCCGGGGCGCCAAGAGGTGCGCGGTGGAGGCGGTGAAGGTGATAATCGACAGCGAGGAGCGCGGCGGGAAGGAGCCCGAGCAGGAGGGGGACGGCGTCCTGctgggcggcggcggcggcgactcgggcggcggcggcggcggcgtgcAGGTGTTCTCGGTGTGCCACAGGGGGAGAGGGCCCACGGCCACGCAGTGGGGCTTCGTGCAGCTCGTCCCCACGGACACGGCGATAGCCACCGGGGACGGGGCCACCCTGCTCACCCGCATCAACCTGGGCCGCTGCTTCCTGCCCTCCTGCAGGCAGAGGTCGAACCCGGGCGACGCCGAGGTGGCGGCCGCCAAGCCGTCCCCCGACAGCCTCTGCGCGCACATCAAGCAGGCCATAGAGTGCCAGAGTCGCGCCACGCCGCTCACCCTGAAGAGCTCCACCCTGGAGGGCCTGCAGGCCTCCGTTCAGGCCAGGGAGGAGCTGTGGCGGCTGGCCACGGAGTCGCCGGGGCCCCTGGTGCAGCGGGTTTCCAAGGACACGCTGGTGGTGAAGTGCCACGCCGACTCCCAGCATCCTCTGGGGCTGCTGCACCTCACCGTGGCTGCAGGGGGCGCGTCGGACGCCTCGAGGGGCGACAGGAGCGTCTTCACCTGCGCCTGCCAGGTTAACGCTAAAAGACACAAAGGGGGCGGCGCCGAGGGGGCGGCGTCCGGCTCTCAGCCTCCCCCCGGATCCCCCTGCCTTCACTTCTACGCCTGCGTCAGCGCCTTCGCCAGCGACGAGAAGCTGGCGTCGGAGTTCGCGGGTTTTATCGGCTACACCTCCAGCG ctctgcagcagacGTCCTCCAGCCGACTGATAAATCCCGGTGAGAAGCCTCTTCAGCAGCCGCCGCTCGAACTCGTCCCCTCCGTCCACCACAAACCCAAGAAGCTCCGCCTGGACGACCCCGTCTCCG GAAGCGCTCAGGCCGTGGACGAGCGAGCGGTGGCCATGAGCTTCCACCAGTGGCTGGCGAGCGTCACGGAGAGGATCCACCACACCATGAACTACCAGCACGACG GGAAGCCGCAGCCTCTGGTTTACCACATTCCTCAGGACTTCTTCAACGCCCTGCAGCAGCGCCTGTCGCTCGGCTCCAAGAAGAAGAGGCTTCCCAACTTCACATCAG CGTTTGTGAGGAATGACGGACTTCCTCTCGGCTCCCTCTCCAAGTTCACCTGGCACATCACCAGCCTGACGCAGGTCAAACGCATCTTCGACACACCGGAG TTGCCGCTGGAGGTCACTCAGAGTTTTGTGAAAAACGTGGACGGTTCTTACTCGCGTTTCCGTTGCCCTGAGCCGCCGCCGGAGTCCGGACTAACGGAGGGACACAGGACGGATCGTCCCCACGCCATCCGACCCATGGACCTCCGCACCTTCCTCAAAGTCG GGCCGAGCTCGGCCGACCAGAAGGACGTCAGCCCGTTCGTGATCGAGTGGATCCCCGGCGTCCTGCCTCGCTGTCAGATGGGCGAGCTCAGGATCGGCTTCGAGTTCGGCCACCAGCAGAGCGGCCACGCGGAGCCCCACGAAAAAACCAGCGCCGCGGAGAAAGGAGGTCGCAACAAGACGGACTGCGGCCAGACCAAACTCACAAAGGGCCTCGAAATCCTGCAGGTCGTCGTCTAA
- the c19h2orf42 gene encoding uncharacterized protein C2orf42 homolog isoform X3, with the protein MMETEVSTSSSIVPSSSPAQPNPAKRDGRKSTTPAFLSNLGRATLRGIRRCPQCGVYNGTRGLSCKNKACGVSLRNAAASASARGAKRCAVEAVKVIIDSEERGGKEPEQEGDGVLLGGGGGDSGGGGGGVQVFSVCHRGRGPTATQWGFVQLVPTDTAIATGDGATLLTRINLGRCFLPSCRQRSNPGDAEVAAAKPSPDSLCAHIKQAIECQSRATPLTLKSSTLEGLQASVQAREELWRLATESPGPLVQRVSKDTLVVKCHADSQHPLGLLHLTVAAGGASDASRGDRSVFTCACQVNAKRHKGGGAEGAASGSQPPPGSPCLHFYACVSAFASDEKLASEFAGFIGYTSSALQQTSSSRLINPGSAQAVDERAVAMSFHQWLASVTERIHHTMNYQHDGKPQPLVYHIPQDFFNALQQRLSLGSKKKRLPNFTSAFVRNDGLPLGSLSKFTWHITSLTQVKRIFDTPELPLEVTQSFVKNVDGSYSRFRCPEPPPESGLTEGHRTDRPHAIRPMDLRTFLKVGPSSADQKDVSPFVIEWIPGVLPRCQMGELRIGFEFGHQQSGHAEPHEKTSAAEKGGRNKTDCGQTKLTKGLEILQVVV; encoded by the exons ATGATGGAGACCGAAgtgtccacctcctccagcaTCGTCCCCTCCTCGTCCCCCGCTCAGCCCAACCCGGCGAAGCGAGACGGCCGGAAGTCCACGACGCCCGCCTTCCTCTCCAACCTGGGCAGGGCCACGCTGAGGGGCATTCGCAGGTGCCCCCAGTGCGGCGTCTACAACGGCACCCGGGGGCTCAGCTGCAAGAACAAGGCCTGCGGGGTGTCCCTCAGGAACGCCGCGGCCTCGGCGTCCGCCCGGGGCGCCAAGAGGTGCGCGGTGGAGGCGGTGAAGGTGATAATCGACAGCGAGGAGCGCGGCGGGAAGGAGCCCGAGCAGGAGGGGGACGGCGTCCTGctgggcggcggcggcggcgactcgggcggcggcggcggcggcgtgcAGGTGTTCTCGGTGTGCCACAGGGGGAGAGGGCCCACGGCCACGCAGTGGGGCTTCGTGCAGCTCGTCCCCACGGACACGGCGATAGCCACCGGGGACGGGGCCACCCTGCTCACCCGCATCAACCTGGGCCGCTGCTTCCTGCCCTCCTGCAGGCAGAGGTCGAACCCGGGCGACGCCGAGGTGGCGGCCGCCAAGCCGTCCCCCGACAGCCTCTGCGCGCACATCAAGCAGGCCATAGAGTGCCAGAGTCGCGCCACGCCGCTCACCCTGAAGAGCTCCACCCTGGAGGGCCTGCAGGCCTCCGTTCAGGCCAGGGAGGAGCTGTGGCGGCTGGCCACGGAGTCGCCGGGGCCCCTGGTGCAGCGGGTTTCCAAGGACACGCTGGTGGTGAAGTGCCACGCCGACTCCCAGCATCCTCTGGGGCTGCTGCACCTCACCGTGGCTGCAGGGGGCGCGTCGGACGCCTCGAGGGGCGACAGGAGCGTCTTCACCTGCGCCTGCCAGGTTAACGCTAAAAGACACAAAGGGGGCGGCGCCGAGGGGGCGGCGTCCGGCTCTCAGCCTCCCCCCGGATCCCCCTGCCTTCACTTCTACGCCTGCGTCAGCGCCTTCGCCAGCGACGAGAAGCTGGCGTCGGAGTTCGCGGGTTTTATCGGCTACACCTCCAGCG ctctgcagcagacGTCCTCCAGCCGACTGATAAATCCCG GAAGCGCTCAGGCCGTGGACGAGCGAGCGGTGGCCATGAGCTTCCACCAGTGGCTGGCGAGCGTCACGGAGAGGATCCACCACACCATGAACTACCAGCACGACG GGAAGCCGCAGCCTCTGGTTTACCACATTCCTCAGGACTTCTTCAACGCCCTGCAGCAGCGCCTGTCGCTCGGCTCCAAGAAGAAGAGGCTTCCCAACTTCACATCAG CGTTTGTGAGGAATGACGGACTTCCTCTCGGCTCCCTCTCCAAGTTCACCTGGCACATCACCAGCCTGACGCAGGTCAAACGCATCTTCGACACACCGGAG TTGCCGCTGGAGGTCACTCAGAGTTTTGTGAAAAACGTGGACGGTTCTTACTCGCGTTTCCGTTGCCCTGAGCCGCCGCCGGAGTCCGGACTAACGGAGGGACACAGGACGGATCGTCCCCACGCCATCCGACCCATGGACCTCCGCACCTTCCTCAAAGTCG GGCCGAGCTCGGCCGACCAGAAGGACGTCAGCCCGTTCGTGATCGAGTGGATCCCCGGCGTCCTGCCTCGCTGTCAGATGGGCGAGCTCAGGATCGGCTTCGAGTTCGGCCACCAGCAGAGCGGCCACGCGGAGCCCCACGAAAAAACCAGCGCCGCGGAGAAAGGAGGTCGCAACAAGACGGACTGCGGCCAGACCAAACTCACAAAGGGCCTCGAAATCCTGCAGGTCGTCGTCTAA
- the c19h2orf42 gene encoding uncharacterized protein C2orf42 homolog isoform X1 has translation MMETEVSTSSSIVPSSSPAQPNPAKRDGRKSTTPAFLSNLGRATLRGIRRCPQCGVYNGTRGLSCKNKACGVSLRNAAASASARGAKRCAVEAVKVIIDSEERGGKEPEQEGDGVLLGGGGGDSGGGGGGVQVFSVCHRGRGPTATQWGFVQLVPTDTAIATGDGATLLTRINLGRCFLPSCRQRSNPGDAEVAAAKPSPDSLCAHIKQAIECQSRATPLTLKSSTLEGLQASVQAREELWRLATESPGPLVQRVSKDTLVVKCHADSQHPLGLLHLTVAAGGASDASRGDRSVFTCACQVNAKRHKGGGAEGAASGSQPPPGSPCLHFYACVSAFASDEKLASEFAGFIGYTSSALQQTSSSRLINPGEKPLQQPPLELVPSVHHKPKKLRLDDPVSAPSSGAGTDPGLRKAGQRKSPGAGGMKAPGSAQAVDERAVAMSFHQWLASVTERIHHTMNYQHDGKPQPLVYHIPQDFFNALQQRLSLGSKKKRLPNFTSAFVRNDGLPLGSLSKFTWHITSLTQVKRIFDTPELPLEVTQSFVKNVDGSYSRFRCPEPPPESGLTEGHRTDRPHAIRPMDLRTFLKVGPSSADQKDVSPFVIEWIPGVLPRCQMGELRIGFEFGHQQSGHAEPHEKTSAAEKGGRNKTDCGQTKLTKGLEILQVVV, from the exons ATGATGGAGACCGAAgtgtccacctcctccagcaTCGTCCCCTCCTCGTCCCCCGCTCAGCCCAACCCGGCGAAGCGAGACGGCCGGAAGTCCACGACGCCCGCCTTCCTCTCCAACCTGGGCAGGGCCACGCTGAGGGGCATTCGCAGGTGCCCCCAGTGCGGCGTCTACAACGGCACCCGGGGGCTCAGCTGCAAGAACAAGGCCTGCGGGGTGTCCCTCAGGAACGCCGCGGCCTCGGCGTCCGCCCGGGGCGCCAAGAGGTGCGCGGTGGAGGCGGTGAAGGTGATAATCGACAGCGAGGAGCGCGGCGGGAAGGAGCCCGAGCAGGAGGGGGACGGCGTCCTGctgggcggcggcggcggcgactcgggcggcggcggcggcggcgtgcAGGTGTTCTCGGTGTGCCACAGGGGGAGAGGGCCCACGGCCACGCAGTGGGGCTTCGTGCAGCTCGTCCCCACGGACACGGCGATAGCCACCGGGGACGGGGCCACCCTGCTCACCCGCATCAACCTGGGCCGCTGCTTCCTGCCCTCCTGCAGGCAGAGGTCGAACCCGGGCGACGCCGAGGTGGCGGCCGCCAAGCCGTCCCCCGACAGCCTCTGCGCGCACATCAAGCAGGCCATAGAGTGCCAGAGTCGCGCCACGCCGCTCACCCTGAAGAGCTCCACCCTGGAGGGCCTGCAGGCCTCCGTTCAGGCCAGGGAGGAGCTGTGGCGGCTGGCCACGGAGTCGCCGGGGCCCCTGGTGCAGCGGGTTTCCAAGGACACGCTGGTGGTGAAGTGCCACGCCGACTCCCAGCATCCTCTGGGGCTGCTGCACCTCACCGTGGCTGCAGGGGGCGCGTCGGACGCCTCGAGGGGCGACAGGAGCGTCTTCACCTGCGCCTGCCAGGTTAACGCTAAAAGACACAAAGGGGGCGGCGCCGAGGGGGCGGCGTCCGGCTCTCAGCCTCCCCCCGGATCCCCCTGCCTTCACTTCTACGCCTGCGTCAGCGCCTTCGCCAGCGACGAGAAGCTGGCGTCGGAGTTCGCGGGTTTTATCGGCTACACCTCCAGCG ctctgcagcagacGTCCTCCAGCCGACTGATAAATCCCGGTGAGAAGCCTCTTCAGCAGCCGCCGCTCGAACTCGTCCCCTCCGTCCACCACAAACCCAAGAAGCTCCGCCTGGACGACCCCGTCTCCG CCCCGTCCTCTGGGGCGGGGACAGACCCCGGCCTGAGGAAAGCCGGGCAGAGGAAAAGCCCTGGTGCTGGTGGGATGAAGGCTCCAG GAAGCGCTCAGGCCGTGGACGAGCGAGCGGTGGCCATGAGCTTCCACCAGTGGCTGGCGAGCGTCACGGAGAGGATCCACCACACCATGAACTACCAGCACGACG GGAAGCCGCAGCCTCTGGTTTACCACATTCCTCAGGACTTCTTCAACGCCCTGCAGCAGCGCCTGTCGCTCGGCTCCAAGAAGAAGAGGCTTCCCAACTTCACATCAG CGTTTGTGAGGAATGACGGACTTCCTCTCGGCTCCCTCTCCAAGTTCACCTGGCACATCACCAGCCTGACGCAGGTCAAACGCATCTTCGACACACCGGAG TTGCCGCTGGAGGTCACTCAGAGTTTTGTGAAAAACGTGGACGGTTCTTACTCGCGTTTCCGTTGCCCTGAGCCGCCGCCGGAGTCCGGACTAACGGAGGGACACAGGACGGATCGTCCCCACGCCATCCGACCCATGGACCTCCGCACCTTCCTCAAAGTCG GGCCGAGCTCGGCCGACCAGAAGGACGTCAGCCCGTTCGTGATCGAGTGGATCCCCGGCGTCCTGCCTCGCTGTCAGATGGGCGAGCTCAGGATCGGCTTCGAGTTCGGCCACCAGCAGAGCGGCCACGCGGAGCCCCACGAAAAAACCAGCGCCGCGGAGAAAGGAGGTCGCAACAAGACGGACTGCGGCCAGACCAAACTCACAAAGGGCCTCGAAATCCTGCAGGTCGTCGTCTAA